One part of the Paraglaciecola sp. L3A3 genome encodes these proteins:
- a CDS encoding Lrp/AsnC family transcriptional regulator: MKLDKFDREILRVMQKDATISMADLSQKVGLSHTPCWRRVKRLEAEKIILQKVTLLDSKKLNLGVSVFIYVSLKNHDGESLNDFEKAVQNIDEIVECHTTSGDKDYLLKVIVESIEEYEFILKTKLTNLPLVDHLSSTFALKKVKNTTELPIKNI; this comes from the coding sequence ATGAAATTAGATAAATTTGACCGTGAAATACTAAGAGTCATGCAAAAAGATGCCACCATATCCATGGCAGATCTTAGTCAAAAAGTGGGTTTATCGCATACTCCTTGTTGGCGCAGAGTTAAACGTTTAGAAGCCGAAAAAATAATTTTACAAAAAGTCACCTTATTAGACAGTAAAAAATTAAATTTAGGTGTGTCGGTATTTATATATGTGTCGCTAAAAAATCATGATGGTGAATCATTAAACGATTTTGAAAAAGCGGTACAAAATATTGATGAAATAGTGGAATGCCATACAACTAGTGGTGATAAAGACTATTTACTGAAAGTGATTGTTGAAAGTATCGAAGAATACGAGTTCATCTTAAAAACCAAACTAACCAACTTACCTTTAGTCGATCATCTAAGTTCTACATTTGCCTTAAAAAAGGTTAAAAACACAACTGAACTGCCAATTAAAAACATATAA